A genome region from Carya illinoinensis cultivar Pawnee chromosome 2, C.illinoinensisPawnee_v1, whole genome shotgun sequence includes the following:
- the LOC122300364 gene encoding universal stress protein PHOS32-like, with protein sequence MLSDRVQGKSCSRYSLLFLLSDKALSQNKTLREKRDRMESDRRVGVAVDFSACSKKALKWAVDNVVRDGDHLILVIVRPEGNYEEGEIQLWEATGSPLIPLSDFSDPIIMKKYGVKPDPETLDIVNTAATQKQIMLIMKIYWGDAREKICEAIDKIPLSCLVIGNRGLGKLKRAILGSVSNYVVNNGSCPVTVVKQVDHEH encoded by the exons ATGTTATCAGACCGCGTGCAAGGAAAATCGTGTAGCCGATATTCCCTCCTCTTTTTACTTTCGGACAAAGCACTCAGTCAGAACAAAACGCTCAGAGAAAAGAGAGATCGGATGGAGTCTGATCGGAGAGTTGGGGTGGCGGTAGACTTCTCGGCGTGCAGCAAGAAAGCGCTGAAATGGGCGGTGGACAACGTGGTACGGGACGGGGATCACCTCATACTAGTTATTGTACGCCCCGAAGGGAACTACGAGGAGGGCGAGATACAGCTCTGGGAAGCTACCGGTTCCC CTTTAATCCCTCTAAGTGATTTCTCCGATCCTATCATTATGAAGAAGTATGGAGTGAAGCCTGACCCTGAGACCCTGGACATTGTAAACACTGCTGCTACGCAAAAACAG ATTATGCTGATCATGAAGATCTACTGGGGAGATGCTCGCGAGAAGATATGTGAAGCAATTGATAAGATTCCTCTAAGCTGCCTTGTTATAGGAAACAGAGGTCTGGGCAAGCTCAAGAG GGCCATATTAGGCAGTGTGAGCAACTATGTGGTGAATAATGGTTCTTGTCCTGTTACAGTAGTGAAGCAGGTGGATCATGAACACTAG
- the LOC122294631 gene encoding pectinesterase inhibitor 10 → MESHKNIKAIPALLMIILISLFYPTFFDSAQAICVPRNYTFWSTIPEAHITVCHIAANPPSISDHSPESAPSSSYYPPINPSPPQPSTPDANPPVSHISAPSPASYLSPESAPTPSQSPGPRPFPLNPAIKKICEATDYPLLCLASTAPFLTGKVDVISVLEVAVKACSLHAKLALSIASKVLKTKPGINSAAVSDCMEMYNDVLDNIESAVDALSALDTGTFNSMLSAILTDYGTCEDGFAGQRTPLSEVDDKGTKLASNCLAIASLIK, encoded by the coding sequence atgGAGTCTCACAAAAATATTAAGGCAATACCAGCACTGCTCATGATCATCCTCATCTCATTATTCTATCCCACCTTCTTCGACTCTGCACAAGCCATTTGCGTGCCTAGAAACTATACGTTCTGGAGTACTATTCCCGAAGCACATATCACGGTTTGCCATATTGCGGCCAACCCACCTTCTATCTCGGACCATTCCCCTGAGTCTGCGCCATCATCTTCATATTATCCTCCGATTAACCCCTCTCCTCCGCAACCGAGTACTCCAGATGCAAATCCTCCGGTTAGTCATATCTCGGCTCCATCTCCCGCCTCATATCTTTCTCCCGAGTCTGCACCAACACCATCGCAATCCCCGGGACCGCGCCCGTTTCCTTTGAATCCCGCCATCAAAAAGATATGTGAAGCCACAGATTACCCTCTTCTTTGCCTCGCCTCTACAGCCCCATTTCTGACCGGCAAAGTCGATGTCATTTCTGTGCTTGAAGTTGCAGTGAAGGCCTGCTCCCTTCATGCAAAGCTAGCACTAAGCATCGCTTCAAAAGTCCTTAAAACGAAACCGGGCATTAATTCTGCCGCCGTCAGCGACTGCATGGAAATGTACAACGATGTTTTGGATAACATTGAGAGTGCAGTAGATGCCCTCTCAGCTCTTGACACTGGCACCTTCAATTCCATGCTTAGCGCGATTTTGACAGACTATGGGACATGCGAGGATGGGTTCGCTGGACAGAGAACTCCATTATCTGAGGTCGATGATAAGGGCACCAAGTTGGCTAGCAATTGCCTTGCCATTGCGTCCTTAATCAAGTGA